The Coffea arabica cultivar ET-39 chromosome 2c, Coffea Arabica ET-39 HiFi, whole genome shotgun sequence genome includes the window CATCTTGGTGGTGGTTGACAAGTTAGGTAAGTATGCACACTTCTTGGCATTGTCACATGCTTATTCAGCATTTATATTTGCACATATTCCTGGATCAGATCTGTAGACTTCACGGCTTGTCTCATAGCATTGTTAGTGACAAGGATGTGGTCTTCATTAGCACTTTTTGGCAAGAACTTTTTAAGTTACTAAAAGTGCAGATTAATACCTCTTCTACCTACCACCCTCAGTCAGATGGTCAAACTGAGGTGGTAAACAGGTGTTTGGAGTAATATTTGAGGTGCCTGTGTGGAGATTTTCCAAAGCAGTGGTCTATCTAGTTACCCTTGGCTGAATATTGGTACAATACCAAATTTCATGCTGCCACTAAGGTTATCCAATTTGAGGTGGTGTATGGTCATGCACCATCTCTGCATATGCCTTGTCTACTTGGGAATTCAGTAGTGGAAGTGGTGGATAGAATCTTGGCAGCAAGGGAGATAGTTTTGCATCACTTAAAGTACAACCTTCATAAGGCACAAAATAGGATGGAGCAACAAGCTGACCAACACAGGTCTGATAGACAGTACTCAGCAAGAGATTGGGTATATGTGAAACTACAACTGTAGAGGCAACACTCTTTGAAGGTACACTCTTGTCAGAAGTTAGCTTCTAAGTTTTTTGGACCTTTCCAAGTGATCAAAAGAGTACACCCTGTTGCATATCAGCTTTAGCTGCCTAATATGGCAAAAATACACTCTATTTTTTATGTATCTCTTCTAAAGAAGAAAGTGGGCACTCACTAGTTACCTCACACATTCCTTTTGCAATCAATACACAATCAATACATAGGGATAATTATTAATGGAGCCTATAGCCATACTTGATCAGAAATTGGTGAAATGTGGTAACTCTCTTGCTACAAAAGTTTTGGCATAGTGAAGCAATTCTTTTCTTGAAGATGCTATCTGGAAATTCTGGTTTGACCTTAAACAACAATTTCCTGAATTTAATCCTTGAGGACAAGGATTCTCTGAGGGGGAAGTATTTGTTACCTTAGTTTTATTgatagggttttttttttttttttttgtaataaagcGAGTATGATAGGGACTTAATGAATAAATCCTTATAATTCTTGTATGTCGGTTGGTTGTAATGAATTAGCTGACTTGGACAAGTGTAGTAGCCGAATAAAGAGAGAGGAGGGTGGTAAGTTGAAGGCAGTTCTTGGATTTCCGATTTCCATTACTTGTAATTGATTATCATCTTCATCTACATTCTTCCTACTCATTCATCAATTAATAACAATCCCTAATTCTCTGAGttgtcttctttctttcttaattACAGCTCCTTGAATTAGTAAATTGTAGTGGGATCTTCTACTTTCTGCAACATTCACCTTCAAGTGCTTCTTGTTTCCTAAATAACGATATAGCCTTTGATactattttctttgttttctgtcTTCGACAGAATTGTTCTTGGAAActagttttagggtttcctttgtTTCCTTTAATTCCCATTTTCAGGGATTTTCTCTGTTCTTCCCTTAATCAATTGAATTGCAAACTCTCTTACAGGACGCAATTACATCAATCTTGGTTTAGCAGTCTGTTAGGATCCAAACATGgaataaacaactattgagatatcaagtacGCTACAATTTAATGAGAAACAAGCTACAAACATGAAAGATAAATGACACACTATTTTTTAATGTGGTTCGACTCCACCATTGAATCTACATCTACAGAGAGAAACTCGTTCTTTATTATAAGAGAAAAATTCTATACAAGAACACAACTTGAACCCCAATTCAACttttgtataccatctctcatctcctaAAAATCCTCTCTCACcacccatgtataaggctaTATGTCGTCTCTTGTGTGCTTTTGTGTGTCTctttgtagtatgccaacccacctatttataaagaatattatttggccaaaaaattaaataataataggAAACCAATTCTAATTTCTAGACTTGTATAGAATAGGAAATAATTTTTAATCCTAAACAAAATAGGAAATTCTTTGGCTACTATTTCAACTAAAACTAATTAGGAAATTAGTTACTTCTACACAAAACAAAAACCTAtctgaaaagaaattaaatcaatttcctaacaaatctctatcttggcgaaaatttcttttaacaattatttattttcaactaccaaataatatggtaccGAACTACACACCCGAATCAATACAGTTCTGATACCAAATTGATTTAATTGCCAAATGAATATGTGTATTTACACCTAGTACAACCTCCAGTTGATTCGTGAGAAGATACCCCAATTCACCTTTTTTCTTTACAGGATTTCTTCTCACCACCACTTACAACCCAAAATCTCCTTGTATGAGCTCTAACCTTAACCATTGAGGCAACCAAGTGATAAAATCATCATACTTCTTCCCTTCCTCAAGACTATCTCGCCACGTGTGGTTTCCAAAAATTCACCTGAAACAAAAGACTCGTAACTGTCAGAATCTTCTAGCGCATAGAAATTaaatctctttatttttttgggacACATGCCGTACCACTCAAAAAACATAAGTGAAATCTAAAAATCACCGAGATGAAGTATCAACCATTGAAGTTGTGAGAAAGTTTCCACCGATTCACGTCCAAAATCGATATTGGATTCCACCTTTTCCTTGACTCTTGAATCATCTGCCTAGATTCACCATCAAGTATCTCCATGCTTTTCGACTTTTCATCATTCACCGTCAATGCTTTTTTGCTAAACTCTTGAAATAAGGATACCGCccattaaattgttcaattggtAACAGTCACCAACCTACTTGATCTCAATAGCTAACTAGGATCCATCCTTGAACAACCAAACTCTTGATCCAACTATTCAGTTTGTTGGGATCCAAGTGCTTGTGAGCAGCCCAATCTCGCAATCAAGTTCTGATACCATTTGTTAGGAACTAAATGCAGAATAAATAACTATTAAGATATCAAGTACAcaataatttaatgagaaacaagtcacaagtataaaagataaacaacacacaatatttaacgtagTTTGACTCCATTGAACCTACGTCCAAGGAGAGAAACTTGTTAtttattatgagagaaaaaccttatacaagaatacaactcGAACTCAAGTCCAACCATTGTATACCATTTCTCATCTCCTAAGAACTCTCTCTCACCACCCATGTATAAGGTTACATGTCGTCCTTGTGTGCCCTTATGTGTCTCTTTTATAGTATGCCAATCCACctatttataaaaatattatttggtcaaaaaatccaaataacaacaggaaattaattctaattcctagacttgtagaaaataagaaataacttctaattctaaacaaaataagaaattttttggcTACTATTCCgagtaactaaaaccaattagaaaactagttactttTGCACAAAACAAAAACCTATctaaaaagaaattaagccaattttctAACACAACCAACTTATGAATTGAACTTTAACAATAATGACATCGGAGAAGAATGAAAATAGATTAAGTAAATCTAGCAATATAAGCCAAACACCTTAAGAAATCTTAGCTGAGCCTTTCGTTATCTTCTGAACCTCCTGCAATTGCGACATCAACAGAACCGTAAGCCTAAATTATTTTTGAAGGGGTTTGGTGCAAGCCTCTCTTGCAGCTGCAATTTCAGTCAATCAGTGGGAATGCTCAttattttagaaccattgtggtattttctttttccttttttttttcacttttgggGATTCCAACCTTTTGACTAGACTAACCTCTTAAAGCTGCGCAGAGTTTTTACCCCAAAAATACGTAGCAATGTAGAGTTTTACGCCAAAAATATGCAGCCATGTAGTACACGGGGATTAATAATGGGATCTGCCGATAATTATCAGATTACGAAATTAGTCGGACTACCCGTGAAGGATTTGTAGTGATTTTCATTTGATGATACATAAATGTTTATTTTGGCATCCAAATGTAACATAGTTAGTAATAAGCCAGGAATTAGAAATAGCTCGAAGTTTTATATCCAATGAAATTTACAAGTTTGTCTTCAaagtgagataaaaaaaaattgggatgAAAAAAACTATAAGTTCTCATCAATTATGTGGATTAATTCTTACGGAATGATATGAAACCTTAAAGGCTATAAGataataattgaaaaaaaaactcaaaagaaaacaagaaagcgAAAAGTTAAATCATCTATAAATTTAACATTGAATTGGGTGGTAAAATCAATTTAACATTCTCAGGTACCATGTTCCTCGGTGGGTAGTGCACTCATCTGATTAAGTGATAATCCTGTCCCTATCCGCCTCCCGTAGGTTCAGTTGGATCTCTCCCTGTAGTTAGATTAggatataaatacaaaaatgatgattgacaaaaaaaataaaaaaaaataataaaaaaaaataaaaaatgctgGGTTTATCAATTATACCCTCAACTCTCTCGTCTCTCTTCAATGGCGGCCAGTAGTCACATTCAAGGCGTGTACGACGTCGCATTGAAGCCTTAGATGCTGCGGTCACTTCTCAGGGAATACATCCCGGACGAAAAACACCCATCAGAAACCTTTCGGACCTCTCTCACGTTGTCTCTGCCATTAAAACTCATTGTCTCCTCTCGGAATGAGCCCCATCTTCCACCGACCAAAAGCTCATTGACGGATGGAATAGACTGATGCCCCAAATCACCACCTTCATGCTCATTTCTTTCGGAAGGAGAATCACCACGAGGAAGCTTTTCAAATGCTGGATGGGTAGAGGTCCCAGAGGATTCTTTATCACTGCTGGTATATTTTCCAAGGTCATTGACATCTGTTTCATCGCCATTTGCCAACCACCTTTCGTACAGATCATCATCCCCAGACTATGGCTGAGAAGGCTCCTTTCCTAGTGTGCTAAAATGAAATGAAGTGTTCTTTCTGTGATCTGCGAAGTGTACGTCTGGAAGGTTGAGACTAGCACTACCATAATGGTCAACTGCCGATTGAATATCTATAAATGGAAGGGCCCTAGGATGTATGAGAACTTCCAAGGTCAAAAGAGCATGACAGCAATATTCAGAAATTTTTGTTCCAGATTCTCGACTGCCTGCAGTCACCAGAACACATAAATCTATGAGCAAGAAGCTAAGAAAAGTAGACTTTTTCAATTCTgttaacttaaaaaaaaaaaggaaaaaaggttcAAGTAGCTCTGCAGAAGAACCTCTTACAAGTACCGTTATTCCTTCCATATCTTACAGAACTGAAATAATGAAGACCTCTTACCATCAAATGAAATTACCACGACAAATTGCAGGGATATATCACTCATTTGACAAGCATTTTAACAAGTACTCCAATTATACCGCTCATGTTAGTTACACAAAGGACAAAATCAAGCAACCTCTATTTCAGGTTTACCAACTTGACCTGGTATCCCCTTATCTAtcttaattatataaaattgtTCGTGCCTCCAATTCACACGTAAAACTTGGAGACAGCCCATGGAGATGCATGGGAAGAAGATGACATTGAACAGCACTTACCTCTACGAAAAAGTTCGAGACCCTGAGCAAGATGTGGAGGGCGAACACGACCAGGAGAAAGAAGGGATGCCAAAAGTGCGCGTAAAGCAGCAAGTTGGAAGTCTGCCCATACAGGAGTAGCTTCACCATAAACTACGGTACTATTGTTGTTAGCCCATCCCACTTTGCAAGCATTTGTTGCAACTGTTATAAGGAGACGATCAATATTTGATCGCCAACCATCTGATCTCATGGCACCAGCCTgttgacaaaaaataaaaattttcattgtaaGCTCTGAAAGCATATACAGTTTATTGGAATCACAATTAGAGAAAAATAAGAGCTGCATTCATTTGAATACTGAAATACTGACAAGTACATCCAATAAAGTAGATGCCTACCATCTCAGAAAATCAGGCTAATTATCCCATTAAGTGACAATATGGAAACATAATTACACGTGCAAGGGGCAAATTCAGTGCATAGGCCTCCTAAATAAGGCCTGAAAATGCCTGAAGTCTGGGTCAACTTAGCACCAACTATAACATCACAGCCATAATGGATGATATTTAACACTAAAGCAAATTAGATGTGTATGACATAGCAACGGCAAGACTAACTAAGCATACTACTTTAAATAGATACCGGTAAGCATATAACTCCAGATAAGTACAGCTAGATAGACCGTTACACCATCTACATGAAGTTTTAGCACCAGGTGCTTAAATACTGGCTACATAAAAAGCAAAATTAACAGGATCTACCatagtacaagaccaaaaatgAAGCACCTCTCTAAGGCTTCCAAAGTGAATTCTTATTCCAAAATAACCACGGAGACAGTAGAAAGAAGCATACTTTTGAAAGAAGCAGAATGAAAGACCAACTTGAGATAGTTTGTGAGCACACCTTTTGCTAAGTCAATAGCTAAAGTAGTATTCTCATAAGCATATAAATGACGGTAACTCAATGCATTTAATTAGCTAAAGAAGGAACATGCCATACTTAAAAGAGCTTCTAATGCCTCTAATGCAGCAATCCTGACAGATATTGCAGTCATATTTTGGTATGTCTCCACTTCTAGACCACCTTTAGCAGATTGGTCTCCAACAGATTCAACTGAAGTTGGATGCTTCCTTTTTTCTGAAAAGATTGTTGCGGTGCTTCCTCCAAGGTCTTTGAGCGTTCAGCAGAGTACGAGCCACCACTGTCATGACCATGAGGATCCAGATCAAGCAATGCATTGTTTATAACTTCTTGGATCAGATACATTGCAATCCCTGTCAAGAACCACCACCATTAGGAGAAACAATTCCATGTGACAGATCTCTGAGTGCATCTGTATTTGTTTGCGAAAGAAGGAAAGAGATAGTAAAGGGTTATTGAATTGAACgaattacaagaagattttttttattagtatCACCAGTACTACTCTAAAAAACATCACTTCAAATTTCATAAGCACCAAAACTATTGCCACTGAGTAAGATGCTAAAATCCCTCCAAAAAAAAGTAagatgctaaaaaaaaaaatctgttgtaGCATGCTACAAAGTCAAACCTATATCAAATATGGATTAAGAGAAAGGCAGGTAAGGGAAAAAAATTGTCACACAAAATTGGCATAGGATGCACAATGGGTGCACGATTTTTTTGTTAGTAAATTTGGCAAAAGATATATATGAAAACATATTCTAAAtcacaaaaagaaacaaacgaggttatataacaaaagaaaaaatgtataTACATGCATATACTAATGAAAAAAAAACTGCATAACTTGTTGGAACCACAAATTAAGATGTTCACAGCTTTCAGTTATGAACTTAATTTAACTCATCGGTTTACAGTCCAATTTTCTCTATTACTACAATCAACATGGGGTTAAACTTCTTATAAATTATAAGGGTTCTAAACTGATGTTTTGTGAAGTTGAGATGGGTTGTATTTTTGCTAATTTGAGACTCTCTGACTCAGTTCCATACCATTTTGACTCATACTTTCTCAGTTTACATACCTCTAACATAAATGCGTGTCCCATCTTGTTTTACAAGCATATGATCAAGTGTTACTAATGATTGAGGAGAAATGTAAACATAGAGTGTGCTCTAGAATATTTTACCATGGTGCTGGAAGCAAGGGCGGAGACTCGATTGACCCAGGCATCGACGGAGGACTTCCAGCCGTCAATGAGCTTCTGGTCGGTGGAAGATGGGGCCCATTCCGAGAGGAGACGATGAGCTTTAACGGCAGAGACGACGCAAGAGAGGTCCGAAGGTTTCTGAAGGGACGTTTTTCGTCTGGGATCTATTCCCTGAGAAGTGACCGTAGCAGCTAAGGCTTCAATGCGACGTTGTACATGCCCTGAAAGTGACTACTagctagggatggcaacggggcggggttggggcgggggacccctcccccgtcccccgccccgttgcctattagttccccccgtcccccgccccgtcccccgcctcctGCTCCCCCCGCCctgccccgcttcccccgcgggtgcccccgcggggttaataaaattttattataattaaattttaataaataatcaagtactaaaatatcaacacatcaccaaattattatttattgtaattttacaattgaaactcataaaaataatcaaacaaaagttattttaatacaatccaatatgatgaaataaatataactaaaatagtcaagttttcacttttagtacaaatgcaatcactaattcattattgtgtttgtgcttttttttttagaaaaaagtgttattctattaagtgtaattagaaatttagtataaatatattagtaaatttaatataactaattaataaattctattagtagacatgtagaattattcatataattgattatatcaattatattacataaactaatatacattatatagtatatctaactaataatatcattatcataagtttataactaattaacttatatgttatatataattatatatatattttttttttgttttgcggggggcggggcgggggatggggcgggggaatactcccccgccccccgccccgtttctaagcggggggaaaaaattcccccccgcccccgccccaccccccgccccaacccgcgccccgagagccccccgcgggcacccgcccccattgccatccctactaCTAGCGGCCATTGAAGAGAGACTAGAGACTTGAGGGTACAACTGATAAACCCTGAC containing:
- the LOC113727204 gene encoding uncharacterized protein gives rise to the protein MRSDGWRSNIDRLLITVATNACKVGWANNNSTVVYGEATPVWADFQLAALRALLASLLSPGRVRPPHLAQGLELFRRGSRESGTKISEYCCHALLTLEVLIHPRALPFIDIQSAVDHYGSASLNLPDVHFADHRKNTSFHFSTLGKEPSQP